DNA from Leptospira mayottensis 200901116:
ACGCCCATCCTAAAATAGCGGGTTATGCGTTCACGACCCTTTCTCCGAATCTCGGCGTTGTTAAACGAAGAGGCGATATCTTTCGTTTTACGATCGCGGACATCCCCGGTATTATCGAAGGCGCTAGTATGGGAATCGGACTCGGTCTTTCTTTTCTACGCCACATAGAACGAGTCAAAGGAATTCTATATCTTTTCGACGCTTCTTCTCTGGATATTGAGGAAGATTTGAAAATGCTTCGAAACGAGCTTTTCACATACAACCAGGAATTACTCAATCGACCTTATCTTATTGTACTAAATAAGATTGATATTTGGGATGATCCCGAATTTACGAAGGATATAATTTCCAAAATTACTCATCTTGGCAAAGTGATCGCCATCTCCGCGGATAAAGAGATAGATCTAGAAAAACTCTTGGAAGCGATGGACGAGACTTTTTTTAAGGATGAAATCGAAAAGGTCCTAAAATCAACCAAAGAATTAAAATCGGTCTCTTCAAACGAATCCGATATTTTAGATTCTTTCGGAAACTCGAAGGAAGTTAAAGAATGAAATCCTCAGTTTTAGAACATTTTTTTCTTTGGAGGTTGTTTCCAAGGCCTTAAAATGCGAAAAACCGTAACGGATGCTTAAGGCTCTGCCAAAGAGGCGTAATACTTTCTTGCATATTGTTACGAACTGTCAAATGTTTGTCGTCGATTTTTTTAAATTTTTGGGACAGACACTTGCGGTGCAGAAACAAGCTTCGTAAAAGTAGATTCAAAAAAACTTTTCCAACTAGAATCGACTTACAGGATACAACAGAACGAATATGGAACGAAATTCACTGTCAGAAAAAATCCACAGTGCAGAGACAATCGTCATCAAAGTAGGTTCCGCGAGGCTGTCCGGTCCCGAATCGGAAGTGAACGATTTTCTATTTCAATTGGTAAGCGACATTCGTCATCTCAGAGATCTCGATAAAAAAGTGATCCTAGTTTCCTCGGGTGCGATCGCAAGAGGAAAACTTTTGTTAAATGAACTCCCCTCTTCCGTCTCTTTTAGAGATTCCCTCTTCGAAAGACAAGCGTTAGCCGCCATGGGGCAGAACAGACTCATCAATCTTTACGACAGTTTTTTTTCCAAGGCGAACTTGAACATAGCCCAGATTCTTTTTGGCGTTCTGGATCTTGAATCCAAAGAAGGTTATAAAAATCTAAAGAACACGTTCACTCAACTTTTGGAATGGGGAATACTTCCTATTGTCAACGAGAACGACTCGGTCGCAACCGAAGAAGTGAAGTTTGGAGACAACGATATGCTTTCCGCACTTGTAAGTTTGATTGTAGGTGCGGATTTACTTCTCATTTTAACCGGAGTGGAGGGCTTTCTTAAAGAAGAGAAAGTAGTCCCTTTTTTGGAAAGAATTTCCAAAGACGATCTGAAGCTCGCGGGCGGCCCGAGCGGCCCCGGAACCGGTGGAATGTTCACCAAACTTAAATCAGCCAGTTTATTATCAGAAGCAGGAATACCGACCGCAATTTTAAACGGCAAGAAAATGCACGCGATCCGAGAATTTTTGGAAAAAAACTCGGCTGGAACTTTGATTGCGCCTTCCGGAAACCGAGTTTTTTCTGAGGAAGATGTGAAAGAAATCATTCGCAAAAATCGAAACGGCAACGGGGAAAATCATCTATGAAAGAAATCGAGTACGTTAAAGAACTTTCTTATCAAGCCAAAAAAGCTTCCAGAACTTTAAAATCATTCCCTTCATCCCAAAAAAATAAGGTTCTTTTGGGACTTGCAGACCTATTAGAAAAACGTAAATCGGAAATCCTTTCCGCAAACGAATCCGACCTAAAGAACGGCAAAGAAAAGAATCTCTCTTCCGCTTTGATGGACCGTCTTTTATTAAATGATAAACGAATTGCTTCCATGGCTTCCGCAGTTCGAGAAATCGTTTCATTTCCAGACCCCGTCGGAGAAGTTACGAGAGGTTTGACCCTTCCAAATGGTCTCGAACTTGTGACCAAAAGAGTTCCTCTCGGAGTCGTGATGGTCATCTACGAATCTCGTCCAAACGTAACGATCGACGTAGGTGCCCTTTCTTTCAAATCGGGAAACGCATGTATTCTCAGAGGGGGAAGCGAAGCGTTTCATTCCAACAAGATTTTAATAAAACTATTTCATGAAATTCTAAATAAAGAAGGAATCGATACAAGCACGATCACTTTCGTAGACAAAACGGATCGCTCCTTTATGCTTCCTTTCCTTCAACAAACTTCTTTGATCGACATAGTAGTTCCAAGAGGCGGAGAAGGTTTGATCAAATTTGTCTCAGAGCATTCTATGATTCCAGTCGTCAAACATGATAAAGGTGTTTGTAATCTCTATATTGATCAAGATGCTGATCCTGCAAAAGTGATTCCAATCGTAATCAACTCCAAGGCGCAAAGACCAGGAGTATGCAACGCTACGGAAAATTTAATACTTCACAACGGTTATCCATTTCGGAAAGAACTATTAGAAGCCCTAGCCAAAGAAGGTGTGGAACTATTACTTGATCCTTCCGCGCTCTCTCTATATCCGAAAGGAAAGCCGGCTAAAGAAGAAGACTACCAGGAAGAATTTTTGGATCTTCGTCTTTCGGTAAAAACGGTTTCCAGTTTGGAAGAAGCGTTAGCCTTTATCGAAAGAACTTCTTCAGGTCATACAGAAGCCATCATCACAGAAGATTTAAACACGGCTAAAATTTTCACCAATTCCTTAGATTCCGCCGCTTTATTTGTCAATTGCTCCACCCGTTTTCACGACGGCGCAGAATTCGGTCTCGGCGCCGAAGTGGGAATTTCCACCGGCAAGTTACACGTCCGTGGTCCTATGGGTTTGATCCACCTCACGACCACAACTACTTATGTAACCGGAAACGGACAAATCCGAAATTAACCCATGACCAAAGTCCTTACGGGAATTTTCGGAGGTAGTTTCGATCCTCCTCACGAAGGACATTCAGGAATTTTAAAGTCTTTTTTTCAGGAAGTCCCGGACTGTGAGGAAGTTTTTCTGATTCCAAACCGACAAAACCCTCTCAAAGGAGAAAAGTTTTCTTCTCCCGAAAACATATTAGAAATGTTGAATTTATTTGTCTCCGAGTTTTCGGAACCGATTCGAATTTTGGATCTGGAATTGAATCATCCGGGTCCGAGTTATACGATTGAAACGATTCAAAAACTCAAAATTCTCTATCCGAATCGAGAGTTTGTTCTTTTAATCGGAGAGGATAATTATTCTAATTTTCACGAATGGAGGAATTATAAAAAAATTTTGGATGAAGTTCGAAAAGTTTTCGTCTTTCGAAGATTCTCGGAAGTAGTTCCTCAAAATTCAAAACTTTTCCCTCAATTTCAATTTTTGAAAAACCCTTTAATTCCAGTGAGTTCCACGGATTTAAGGCAATCGTTCTTTCGATCCACAATTCCGAACCGAATTCCAAAAAAAATCTTGGATTATATTCTAAAAAACTCACTTTATT
Protein-coding regions in this window:
- the proB gene encoding glutamate 5-kinase, with translation MERNSLSEKIHSAETIVIKVGSARLSGPESEVNDFLFQLVSDIRHLRDLDKKVILVSSGAIARGKLLLNELPSSVSFRDSLFERQALAAMGQNRLINLYDSFFSKANLNIAQILFGVLDLESKEGYKNLKNTFTQLLEWGILPIVNENDSVATEEVKFGDNDMLSALVSLIVGADLLLILTGVEGFLKEEKVVPFLERISKDDLKLAGGPSGPGTGGMFTKLKSASLLSEAGIPTAILNGKKMHAIREFLEKNSAGTLIAPSGNRVFSEEDVKEIIRKNRNGNGENHL
- the nadD gene encoding nicotinate (nicotinamide) nucleotide adenylyltransferase, whose amino-acid sequence is MTKVLTGIFGGSFDPPHEGHSGILKSFFQEVPDCEEVFLIPNRQNPLKGEKFSSPENILEMLNLFVSEFSEPIRILDLELNHPGPSYTIETIQKLKILYPNREFVLLIGEDNYSNFHEWRNYKKILDEVRKVFVFRRFSEVVPQNSKLFPQFQFLKNPLIPVSSTDLRQSFFRSTIPNRIPKKILDYILKNSLYLE
- a CDS encoding glutamate-5-semialdehyde dehydrogenase, with protein sequence MKEIEYVKELSYQAKKASRTLKSFPSSQKNKVLLGLADLLEKRKSEILSANESDLKNGKEKNLSSALMDRLLLNDKRIASMASAVREIVSFPDPVGEVTRGLTLPNGLELVTKRVPLGVVMVIYESRPNVTIDVGALSFKSGNACILRGGSEAFHSNKILIKLFHEILNKEGIDTSTITFVDKTDRSFMLPFLQQTSLIDIVVPRGGEGLIKFVSEHSMIPVVKHDKGVCNLYIDQDADPAKVIPIVINSKAQRPGVCNATENLILHNGYPFRKELLEALAKEGVELLLDPSALSLYPKGKPAKEEDYQEEFLDLRLSVKTVSSLEEALAFIERTSSGHTEAIITEDLNTAKIFTNSLDSAALFVNCSTRFHDGAEFGLGAEVGISTGKLHVRGPMGLIHLTTTTTYVTGNGQIRN
- the obgE gene encoding GTPase ObgE, with the translated sequence MESFVDEVAIEVFAGHGGAGSVHFRREKYVEFGGPDGGDGGTGGNVIIRPNLSMYTLDKYLSKKRFKAEAGFPGVGDNCSGKKGEDLIIFVPLGTQIYDEETGDLLFDFVSETQEFVVARGGRGGKGNTHFKSSTNQTPRFAQPGEEGEYKFLRLSLKLLADVGIVGLPNAGKSTLISKITDAHPKIAGYAFTTLSPNLGVVKRRGDIFRFTIADIPGIIEGASMGIGLGLSFLRHIERVKGILYLFDASSLDIEEDLKMLRNELFTYNQELLNRPYLIVLNKIDIWDDPEFTKDIISKITHLGKVIAISADKEIDLEKLLEAMDETFFKDEIEKVLKSTKELKSVSSNESDILDSFGNSKEVKE